GGGCGGCATACTGTGATCATGCTCCGAATTGACGCCGCTGAACTCTGGCTCGTGCGCCTGCCCCTGAAGTTCCGTTTCGAGACGAGTTTCGGGGTGCAGACGGAGAAGCTGGTGCCGCTGCTCGTGCTACACGGGGACGGCGTGCAGGGGTTGAGCGAGGGGACAATGGAATTCGCGCCGATGTACCGGGAGGAGACCATCGCCGGGGCGCTGCATCTGCTGCGCGAGGTGTTTCTGCCGCGCGTGCTGGGCGAGACCTTCGCCAACCCGGAGGCGGTGGAGGCGGCGCTGGGTGGTTTTCGGGGCAACCGCATGGCGCGGGCGATGGTGGAGATGGCCGCGTGGGACCTGTGGGCACGGACCCTCGGTGTGGGGCTGGGAACGCTGCTGGGAGGCCGCAAGACCGAGGTGGAGGTGGGGGTGAGCCTGGGTATTCAGGCAGACGAGGACGCGACGGTGGACGCGGTGCGTCGACATGTCGAGCAGGGCTACCGGCGCATCAAGCTCAAGATCAAGCCGGGCTGGGACGTGCAGCCCGTCCGCGCGGCGCGGGAGGCCTTTCCCGACATCCGCCTGACCGTGGACGCCAACAGCGCCTATACCCTTGCGGACTCGGGGCGGCTGGCGGCGCTGGACGCTTACGACCTGACGTATACAGAACAGCCGCTTGCGTGGGACGACCTCGTGGACCATGCGGAGTTGCAGCGCCGACTGCGGACGCCGCTGTGCCTTGACGAGAGCGTGGCGAGCGCCGCCGACGCCCGCAAGGGACTGGCCCTCGGGGCGGGGCGGGTCATCAACGTCAAGGTCGCGCGGGTCGGGGGCCTCGCGGAGGCGCGGCGCGTCCACGACCTCGCCCACGCCTTCGGGGTGCCCGTGTGGTGCGGCGGGATGCTGGAGAGCGGCGTGGGCCGGGCGCACAACATCCACCTCTCCACCCTGCCGAACTTCACGCTGCCGGGCGACACGAGCAGCGCCAGCCGTTACTGGGAGACCGACGTGGTGAACGAGGGGCTGGAGGCCGAAGGCGGCCTGATGCCCGTGCCGCAGGGTCCCGGCATCGGCGTCACCCTGAACCGGGACTTTCTGGC
This genomic stretch from Deinococcus sp. YIM 134068 harbors:
- the menC gene encoding o-succinylbenzoate synthase gives rise to the protein MLRIDAAELWLVRLPLKFRFETSFGVQTEKLVPLLVLHGDGVQGLSEGTMEFAPMYREETIAGALHLLREVFLPRVLGETFANPEAVEAALGGFRGNRMARAMVEMAAWDLWARTLGVGLGTLLGGRKTEVEVGVSLGIQADEDATVDAVRRHVEQGYRRIKLKIKPGWDVQPVRAAREAFPDIRLTVDANSAYTLADSGRLAALDAYDLTYTEQPLAWDDLVDHAELQRRLRTPLCLDESVASAADARKGLALGAGRVINVKVARVGGLAEARRVHDLAHAFGVPVWCGGMLESGVGRAHNIHLSTLPNFTLPGDTSSASRYWETDVVNEGLEAEGGLMPVPQGPGIGVTLNRDFLADVSELYEEHRA